A DNA window from Anaerolineae bacterium contains the following coding sequences:
- a CDS encoding type II toxin-antitoxin system VapC family toxin gives MTTESRSYVLDSYALLAYLSGEPGFEQVQLVLAQAEHSRYRAFASIINVGEVLYITERELGLGRARAVLAMLDDLPIRIVPAGRPEVLAAAHVKANHRISYADAFAVVAAQAVGGIVLTGDPEFEGVQDIVTVEWMARKRDGK, from the coding sequence GTGACGACTGAATCGCGCTCGTACGTCCTTGACAGCTACGCCCTGCTGGCCTATCTGAGCGGGGAGCCCGGCTTTGAGCAAGTGCAGTTGGTGTTGGCCCAAGCCGAGCACAGCCGATATCGAGCCTTCGCGTCCATCATAAACGTGGGCGAGGTGCTGTACATCACCGAGCGGGAACTCGGTCTTGGCCGCGCCCGGGCGGTTCTCGCCATGCTGGACGATCTGCCCATTCGGATAGTGCCCGCCGGGCGACCGGAAGTCCTGGCTGCCGCTCATGTGAAGGCCAACCACCGGATCTCCTATGCCGATGCCTTCGCCGTCGTGGCCGCCCAGGCGGTCGGCGGCATTGTCCTCACAGGTGACCCCGAGTTCGAAGGGGTCCAGGATATCGTGACGGTGGAGTGGATGGCGAGGAAGCGAGACGGCAAGTGA
- a CDS encoding AbrB/MazE/SpoVT family DNA-binding domain-containing protein, whose amino-acid sequence MAVLTVSSKGWIVIPAELRRKYGIEPGSRVRIVDYGGVLALVPVAKDPVRQGAGMLKPKHSLTEALLAEHRAELGSDD is encoded by the coding sequence ATGGCGGTTCTTACCGTCTCTAGCAAGGGATGGATCGTGATTCCGGCGGAACTACGTCGCAAGTACGGCATTGAGCCCGGCTCCAGAGTCCGGATCGTGGACTACGGTGGCGTCCTCGCCCTGGTGCCTGTTGCCAAGGATCCAGTGCGTCAGGGAGCCGGCATGCTCAAGCCCAAGCATTCGCTGACTGAGGCTCTACTGGCCGAGCATCGGGCCGAGCTCGGTAGTGACGACTGA
- a CDS encoding amidohydrolase/deacetylase family metallohydrolase: MSYDLVIRNGRILDPSVGRDERADVALAGGRVARVAPALDGQGAPSFDASGCLVTPGLIDMHTHVFWGCSSLSLEADRHAPGSGTTTWVDAGTAGAANFAGFRRFLIEPSTVRIVPYLNVSTPGLTAYGGAHKNAEHFDADAAYDTVEANRDLIKGIKVLASGLQVGQNDLTPVRVAREVGEATGLPVMCHIGVPPPGLWAILPVMRPGDIITHAYKGRRGCLVIHGNKVRPEAWEARERGVLFDVGHGSGSFAWEVARAALEQGFLPDSISTDVHTGSINGPAYGMTSVMSKFLHLGMDLMEVVRLSTAGPARMLGMEGEIGTLREGACGDVAVLRMEEGEFPMRDCEGVTEVLSRRLTAVLTVRAGRALESA; encoded by the coding sequence ATGAGCTACGACCTGGTGATCCGAAATGGCCGCATCCTGGATCCCTCCGTCGGGAGGGACGAACGGGCCGACGTGGCCTTGGCTGGCGGCCGCGTGGCCCGGGTTGCGCCGGCCCTAGACGGCCAGGGGGCGCCCTCCTTCGACGCTTCCGGCTGCCTGGTGACTCCCGGCCTGATAGACATGCACACTCACGTCTTTTGGGGATGTAGTTCCCTGAGCCTGGAGGCCGACCGCCACGCCCCCGGCAGCGGGACAACCACCTGGGTCGACGCCGGTACCGCGGGCGCCGCCAACTTCGCCGGATTCCGCCGCTTCCTCATCGAGCCCTCTACGGTCAGGATCGTGCCCTACCTCAATGTATCCACTCCCGGCCTCACCGCCTACGGCGGTGCCCACAAGAACGCCGAGCACTTCGATGCCGACGCTGCCTATGATACGGTGGAAGCGAACCGCGACCTCATTAAGGGGATCAAGGTGTTAGCTAGCGGGCTCCAGGTGGGCCAGAACGACCTGACGCCGGTGCGCGTGGCCCGCGAGGTGGGCGAGGCGACCGGCCTCCCAGTCATGTGCCACATCGGTGTCCCGCCGCCGGGGCTGTGGGCCATTCTTCCCGTCATGCGGCCGGGGGACATCATCACCCACGCTTACAAAGGACGCCGGGGATGCCTGGTCATCCACGGCAACAAGGTTCGACCGGAGGCTTGGGAGGCCCGAGAGCGCGGGGTGCTCTTCGACGTCGGTCACGGCTCGGGCAGCTTCGCCTGGGAGGTGGCACGGGCGGCCCTGGAGCAGGGCTTCCTGCCGGATTCCATCTCCACCGACGTTCACACCGGCAGCATCAACGGCCCCGCCTACGGCATGACGTCGGTCATGAGTAAGTTCCTGCACTTGGGGATGGACCTGATGGAGGTGGTCCGCCTTTCCACCGCCGGCCCGGCGCGGATGCTGGGGATGGAGGGCGAGATCGGCACGCTCCGCGAGGGCGCCTGCGGAGACGTGGCCGTACTGCGGATGGAGGAGGGCGAGTTCCCCATGAGAGACTGCGAAGGCGTCACCGAGGTCCTATCCCGGCGCCTGACCGCGGTGCTGACGGTGCGCGCCGGCCGGGCTCTGGAGAGTGCGTAG